The sequence TATTCGAGCGCGGCGCCCGCGGAGATTTTGACCGCATAGACGAATACAAGAGTTCCTTTGTCTACGGCAAAATTCCCTTCGAAATGAACTTCGGCATTTCGAACAACATTCCTCTGCGCTACGGCGTTGTATTAGAAGGTGAAGCCCGCGACAACGAACTCGGAAGCGACATCCCCAAAAATTACCAAGACGGATTTTATTTGGGCGGCGGCTACCTTTTGGTTCTCGATAAAAAAGACAACGACAACTGGCCCACCAAAGGCTACTACGCAAGCTTCGAAGAAATCTTTTTCGGTGGCGACTTTAGTTTCCACACCGAAACGCTTGACGCGAGATTTTACGCGCCCCTATTCTGGGAGACCTCAATCGCTCTCGGGCTTTACGCAAAACAGAGCCGCGGCGACAATGTTCCGCTCGGCTGCCTCGCCGGCCCCGACGGCACCAAGCGATTCCGCGGCGTAGAATCGGGCATCTGGAGCGACACGCAAGCCTTAATCTGGCAAATGGAATTCCGCCGCCCGCTCTTCTGGCGATTCGCCGGCGTTATCTTTGGTGAAGCCTTGCAATCGGCGCCCTACTTCAGCGAACTCTTTAGGCGCCAAGTGCATTACGCCGTAGGCTTCGGCGGGCGCCTCGCCTTGAACAAGACCGAAAAGCTACACGCCCGCGGCGACCTCTCACTTGTCGACGGCAAGCACATCGGCATTACGATTGATTTAAGAGAATCGTTCTAACAATAAGTTTGAATACAAAAAGGCCGCGAGTGAATCGCGGTCTTTTTTGATGGATTGCTTCGCTAACGCTCGCAATGACGTTCACTACTTCACGCTGGCGGTCAGCAACTTGGTAATTGCCGCGACATATTCAGCCGGGTTCGGAAGCGGAGAGCCTTCGGCAAGCAGGGCCTGGCCGTAGAGGGCCTTCGGCCAGTCGCCCAGGTCTTCCTTGGCTTCGGCTTTCTTCTTGAGCATTTCGCAAATCGGGTGCGTCGGGTTGATTTCCAGAATGCGCTTGCTCTTCGGCAAGTTCTTCTGGCCCATCGCCTTCATCATGCGTTCCATCTGGGCGCTCATGGCGTCTTCGCTGGTCACAAGGCAGCAGGGGCTGTCTTTGAGGCGGCTGGACACGCGGACTTCCTTGATGTCTTCATCCAAGACTTTCTGCAGGTTTTCGCAGAGGCCCTTGAAGATACCCTTGTTGGCTTCTTCGGCCTTCTTTTCGTCTTCGGTCTTTTCGAAGTCCACATCGCCGCGGGCAATGTCGTGGAACTTCTTGTCGCCGAATTCCTGGAGGCTAGACATCATGAATTCATCGATGCCGTCGCTCATGAGCAACACTTCGTAGCCCTTGGCCTTGAAGGCTTCGAGCATCGGGTTAGACTTCACAGCATTCTTGTCGCCGATGAGGTAGTAAATTTCCTTCTGGCCTTCCGGCATGCGCTTCACGTATTCGTCGAGGCCCACGAGAGCGTCGCCTTCGGTCTTGGTGCTTTCGAAACGGAGCAACTTCTTGAGTTCGTCAAGATGTTCCCAGTTCATGTAGAAGCCTTCCTTCAGGACCATGCCGAGTTCGCGCCACCAGGCGTTGTACTTCGCGGCATCCTTGTCGGCCATATTCTGCAGGGAGTCGAGCACCTTCTTGATCACATGCTTACGGATGTTGGTGATAATCTTGTTGTTCTGCAAGATTTCACGGGACACATTCAGCGGCAAGTCTTCGCTATCCACCACGCCGCGCACAAAGCGGAGCCAAGGCGGCAGCAGGTCCTTGCAGTCGTCCATGATAAAGACCTTCTTCACGTAGAGCTTGAGGCCATGCAAAGCATCGTTGTGCCAAATGTTGAACGGGGCCTTCGACGGAATATACACGAGGCTCCAGAATTCCTGGGAACCTTCGGCGTGGCTGTGGCTCCAGGCGGCCGGTTCGTCGGCTTCGTGGCTGATGACGTTGTAGAAATCCTTGTACTGTTCTTCGGTGACTTCCTTTTCGCTCTGGCGCCACAAGGCCTGCTTTTCGTTCAGGCGTTCTTCGGGCTTTTCTTCGATTTCGCCCTTGTCGTTCTTGGAGGCTTCCGGGTGGAAGTAGATGCCGTAGCTCACGAAGCCGCTGTACTTCTGGACGATGTCCTTGATTTTCCATTCGCTGGCGAATTCTTCGGCGTCTTCGTCATCCTTCAGGTACAAAGTAATCTTGGTGCCGACCTTGTCGAGCGGTGCTTCAGAAATCTCGAAGTCGCCGGTGCCTTCGGAGGACCACATGTAGCCCTGAGTTTCGCCTGCCTTAAGAGTCAAGACTTCGACCTTCTTGGCGACCATGAACACAGAGTAGAAACCCACACCGAACTGGCCGATGAGATCGACGCTGCCCTTGTCGCCTTCCTTGAGGTTCTTGATGAAATTCTTGGTGCCGCTACGGGCGATGGTACCGAGGCAGTTGATCAAGTCTTCCTTGTTCATGCCGATACCGTTGTCTTCCACGACGATTCTCTTGCCTTCCTTGTTCACCGAGATGTCGATGCGGAGCTGCGTGCCCTGCGGAAGCAAGTCGGCGTTCGAGAGCGAGAGGAAACGACGCTTGTCGAGTGCATCCGCCGCGTTGGAAACAAGCTCGCGGAGGAAGATTTCCTTGTTGCTATAAAGGGAGTTGATCATCAAGTTCAGCATGTCGCGAACTTCGGTCTGGAATTCCATCTTCTCTGTTGCCATTATTTATCTCCATTTATCGTTAAAATTTGAAGCGAATTAGCAAAACCATGTTTCATTTTGAAACAAAATCTACTTTCCGCTTTGTTTTCGCACTAGTATTTGCAAGAACCATGCCAACACAGGACCGTTCGTGCTCATTGCCACTAAGCAATACGAACGCACTCACTCTCGCAACCGCCCCTGTTTAATAACAGGGGCTTCGTTGCTCACACAAGACCGCAAACAAAAAAGGCGACCTTTGCGGCCGCCTTAATTTAATTTCAAGGACTTAGATAAAGATCAGTCCGAGGATACCCACAGCCCAGACGTACCAGGCGAAGTGCTGGAACTTGCCCTTCTGCAAGAAGGTCATAAGCCACTTGAGGGCGATGATGCCGAAGATAAACGACACGACCATGCCCACCAAAAGTTCGGGGGTAAAGCCACCGGCGTCGGCACACTTCATGGCCTTTTCCGGGTCGAGGAGAGCCTTTTCGGGAGTCATGCTCTGGCACTTGATCCACTTGATGCAATCGAGGAGAGCAGCACCGCCCACGGCAGGAATGCTCATGAGGAAGCTGAATTCACCGGCGTACTTGCGGTTCACGCCCATGAACATCATGGCGCTGATGGTAGAGCCGCTGCGGCTGATGCCCGGGATGCAGGCAATGCCCTGTACCGTACCGGTCACGAGAGCACGCCACCAGTTCATCTTGACGCCTTCGTTATCCGGATGCTTGGCACCAGTTGCGCCCCACTGCGAAGTAAACAGGAGCAAGCCCGTAAAGAGTTCGGCGACACACACGGCACGCGGGTTTTCGAACAGGCCTTCGAGAGCATCCTTGAAACCGAGGCCAATCAAAGCCGTCGGAATGCTAGCCAAGATAATGTAGCCCGCTTCGCGGAGCTGGTCCGGATTCTTGCGGAGGCAACCCACGATGATGTCAGTAATCTTCTTGTGGAACACCACGAAGATGGACAGCAAGGTGCCGGCATGGAGCATGATATCGAAGAACATGCCCGCTTCGTTCATGCCTAAAAGTTCGTGCCCAAGCACAAGGTGGCCGGAGCTAGAAATGGGGAGGAATTCGGCGAGGCCCTGCAACAGGCCGAGAATAATAGATTCAAACATGACGGGAAAGATAGTAAATTACTATCTTCAAAGTCATGGCTCGCAAATTTCTCTTGTGCTTTCACGATTTCAGCGTCTGGAACTACCAGAAAGTCGCCCCGATTCTTGAAGAACTCAAGGACCTGGCGGGCGCCCCTTTCAGTGTACTCGTTATCCCGGACACCGACAAGGCCCCGTCCGACATGGTCAAGGGCTTTCGCGAAACACTCCAGAAACTTAAAGCCGGCGGATTCGAGCTCGCCCTCCACGGCTACAAGCACCAGGCCGAATTCAGCCAGGGTCGCAGCTACGCCGGCCTTATCGGAATGAACCTGACCGGCGGCGAAGCCGAATTTGCAGGCCTTAGCGAATTTGAATCGAGCAGACTTTTGCACTTGGGGCTAGACGCCTGGAAAGAATTAATCGGAGACTCCGAAAAGCCCACCGCATTTGTCCCGCCGACTTGGTACAGCAACAAGTTCCTGCCGAGCCAGGTGCATGCCGAAAAAATGCTTTACGAAGAACGATTCGCCCTGGTGACCGCCAAAGGCAAGCGCTACGCCTCCCCTGTCGCCAGTTTCGCAGGTATCCCCGACTTTTTAATCAAGGCCGCCTTCAAGTTCGGTGCCATCGCCCTGAAGGTTCCTGTCGGACTCCCCCGCATCGCTCTCCACCCGGTGGATTTCCCTGCCCGGACCGACAAAATCCACGATTTGATCCGCATCGCCTTGAACAGCGGGCGCAAGCTTTCGCAGTACAAAGACCTGTAAGCCGGTCATTTTTCCTGCCGACTGCATAGTGCCAACAGCCCACTATTTTCCTATATTTGGGCTACTATGAGCTTAAAATTCGAAACCCCCATTACCGAAGTTCCGCTGTTCCACCAGGGTAAAGTACGCGACATGTACGACCTGGGCGACAGCTTCCTGATGGTCGCCAGCGACCGTCTTTCCGCTTTTGACGTGGTGCTTCCCACCCCGATCCCTGGTAAGGGCAAAATCCTCAACCAGCTTTCGCTGTTCTGGTTCCAGCACCTCGGCATGAAGAACCACCTCATCACCGCCGACGTGAACGAATACCCGGCCGTGCTCAAGAAGCACGCCGACTACCTCCGCGGCCGTTCCATGATCGTGAAGAAGGCCCACCGCCATTCCGTGGAATGCATCGTGCGCGGCTACATCGTGGGTTCTGGCTGGAAGGACTACCAGAAGACCGGTAAGATTTGCGGTCACGTTCTCCCGGAAGGCCTGCAGCTCTGCCAGAAGCTCGAAAAGCCGCTCTACACGCCGAGCACCAAGCCCGACGTTGGCCACGACGAAAACATCAGCTTCGAACAGACTTTTGACATCGTTGGCGAAAAGGTTGCAACGACTCTCCGCGACATGTCTTTGGACATCTACACGAAGGCCCGCGACTACGCCGCAAGCAAGGGCATCATCCTCGCCGACACCAAGTTCGAATTCGGTGAAATCGACGGCGAAACCATCCTCATTGACGAAGTGCTCACGCCGGACTCCAGCCGCTACTGGCCGGCCGACAAGTACCAGGTGGGCAAGAACCAGGAAAGCTTCGACAAGCAGTACGTTCGCGACTGGCTGGAAACTCTCGACTGGGGCAAGACCTACCCGGGTCCGGAAATTCCGCCTGAAGTCGTGAAGAACACGCTCGCCAAGTACGAAGAAATCTTCGTGCGCCTCACCGGCAAGCAGCCGGAATTGTAGTATATAAAAACGGCGGGGTAAACCCGCCCTAATGAAAATAAAGAAGCCGGCTTAAACGCCGGCTTTTTTTGCCACACTGATTGTACAGTCGCTGACGCTCCTGTACCAAATGCTAGGCTCAGTTATAGGTCTGCAAGCAGCCCTGCAACATTCGCCTTACGCATTTGTCGAATTTCCTAACGAGAAAAAAATCAGAAAAATCGTTAGATTTTTCCAATCCGTGTGGCAACAAAACCACCTGCCGTCTGCATTTACTTTTTGATTAGCCTCAAGACTCCCTGCTTGTTGTATTCAGGCGAATCCTTCGGGAACGGGTTCTTGGCTTCGGCGCGGAGCACGTAATGCACGCCTTCGCCTAGATCGACTTCGGAGCCGGACTTGGCCGGAACGTCATCGCCGAACAAGGAATCGGCTGCCATCAACAAAGCTTCTTGCGGGTCCTCGGCACTAGCCGCGATGCACAAATCCGGCAGCACGAAAGTTGCAAGTCCGAGCGTATAAATCGTATCGCCCGCTTCCACGAAATTAATCCACGGGTCCATCGGGTATTCACCATCGCCCACTTCTTCGCGGAAACCCGCATCGGTCCAGGCGGCGCCACACTGCTGCATGTACACGCCCAGCGCACCCGCGTTAAAGACCTTCAGAATAGCCATATTCACTTGGGTCACTTCTTCGATCTTCTTGACTTCGCCGAGCAGGAACAGCAGCGACTTGTGCGCTTCAATTGCGGCGGCGGTTTCAGCCGGAACATCCTGGTGTTCCTTGAAAATATCGGCAAGGCCGGCCACACGTTCTTTGCGAATTACCTTAAACATCACGCTGCAACCAGGAATAATTGCAGACGTCGCATCGGCAGCAAGCGTCACGGTTTCGGTCAAAGCGAGCGGTTCGTTAACTTCTTTAGTGAGAGGAAAAGCGAGAATGAATTGAGGCATATACAGCATCCTTCAGCAGTTTATTATCATCTTCGGGTTTCGGCAAAGCGACGCGGGCTTTTTCACTGACAGCGGCAATCAAAGTTTCAGTCGAGAACTTGGATTCATCGATGGTCGCTGCAAAACCTTCGCGGGCAAGGTCGCGGCCCAGAATCACCTGTTCATACTGTCCGGGCGTCGGCACAAAAATACAGCGGGCACCAAGCACCGCCATATCCATCACGGTACTGTAACCACCACGCGAAACAACCCATTCCGCATTTTTCACTACCGCCGCAAACTGATTATCGGGCAAGTGCGTGAACAGGTCTAGGTTCTGTTCGTTGGAGCTCTTTACGCCAAGCGAGGGTTTCCCTAGAATAATCGCATGGCGACCGGGAATTTTCACAAGCGTCTTACGCAACAGATTTTCAAAGCGAGTTCGGGCAGGTTCCACTCCCGAAACGACCGCCACAAAGCGATAGCGCACATCCGATTTCGCCGTCAGGTTTTCGCCTTCAAAACGCGAGAGCGCCCCCACATACTTTACCGGCACCGGGCAAGTCTTCACATGCGATAGCGATCCCGCATAGCCCGGAGTTTCGGGCAAATCCGGCACCCAAACTTCGTCAAAATGCTTCATGACCGAGGCATGCCAAAGCATACCGAGCGGTTCAAATGCCGAAAGCACCTTCGGGAAAGCGATGCGGCGCTGGTGCGTCATATAAATCGATTTTGCATTCCGGCTGTAAAAACCGAATCGGTTATCCGATACCAACACATCGTAATGGTAACGCTGCACCATTTCTTCGGAAAAGCGATGTTCATAATTCATCACCGTCCGCAAGTGTACCCCGTTCTTGACAAGCCAGAGGCCCATATTGTAGCCATGCTTGGGGTAAACAATGTTGTAAGACGGTGCCAATCGCTGACGCAAGTCCGGAAAGAACTCCCGCAGCAAAGCCGCATTCGAGCGCACCACCGCAAGTTCGACCTCAGCACCTTGATTCAGGAATTCCCGAATCACGGGCACGCAACGAGTCGCATGCCCCAGCCCCCAGTCAAGTGGTGCCACTAGAACTTTCAACGAGCAGCCTCCAGCCAGGCATTCGCCCAATCACCGTGGTCAAAGTCCTTGTCATGCTTGTCGCCTTCGTCCAGGCGGAGTTCCAGCACGCGAACGCCCGTAATATCAACCGCAATCGTCTGCTTTTCGGTCGAATACATACGCTTGCTGCGGAACAGTTCGCGGTTGTCACCCATCACAATGAACGAGGCTCCATCGCCACCGACGCTTTCATCGTCAAGGCCGATAACCGCATGGAACTTGTTGTACGAACGCGGGAGCGTATACCTTAAATAAGACGGCGCATGAGACCCGATTCCATAACGGAACACTTCCTTGTCAATCGTAATCTTGCGGTGTTCCACCGTCGCATTCTTTTGCGGCTGTCCCCAGGCCTGTTCAAAGCTTTCCATCTTGAGTTCCGAAAGCAACATCACCTCGGGCGATTCCACAAAGAAATCCTTCTTGAGCGTAAGCGTGTCGGAATCCGGCATCAGGCATTCAAAGGTCACGCGGTTCATGCCCGCCATAATCTTTGACGAATCCAGCAACAGCGTATCCGAATTCAGCGAAAGCATCAATTCTTCTTGCAGCTCACCATTCAAGGAATAATTGCAAGTGATGGTTTCGGGGAATCGCTTGTTCACGACCATGGCATTGTTTTCCATGTCGCTCACAAAGAAATTCTGCAGGTAGGTCGACACGCCCTTCTTTGCTGTAATCTTGTACATCGCGAGCGGGTAACCGAACAGTTTGGGT is a genomic window of Fibrobacter sp. UWB5 containing:
- a CDS encoding BamA/TamA family outer membrane protein; this encodes MKFVYAIIASLVFAICAHAQDEFQRFSVLPFGAYTEETKIQYGAVFVLFFRPFQEGENISSMDFIARGTTRRQFQFQYAPNLWLFQDHLHIPAKLNLNKWQYSLFERGARGDFDRIDEYKSSFVYGKIPFEMNFGISNNIPLRYGVVLEGEARDNELGSDIPKNYQDGFYLGGGYLLVLDKKDNDNWPTKGYYASFEEIFFGGDFSFHTETLDARFYAPLFWETSIALGLYAKQSRGDNVPLGCLAGPDGTKRFRGVESGIWSDTQALIWQMEFRRPLFWRFAGVIFGEALQSAPYFSELFRRQVHYAVGFGGRLALNKTEKLHARGDLSLVDGKHIGITIDLRESF
- the htpG gene encoding molecular chaperone HtpG; the encoded protein is MATEKMEFQTEVRDMLNLMINSLYSNKEIFLRELVSNAADALDKRRFLSLSNADLLPQGTQLRIDISVNKEGKRIVVEDNGIGMNKEDLINCLGTIARSGTKNFIKNLKEGDKGSVDLIGQFGVGFYSVFMVAKKVEVLTLKAGETQGYMWSSEGTGDFEISEAPLDKVGTKITLYLKDDEDAEEFASEWKIKDIVQKYSGFVSYGIYFHPEASKNDKGEIEEKPEERLNEKQALWRQSEKEVTEEQYKDFYNVISHEADEPAAWSHSHAEGSQEFWSLVYIPSKAPFNIWHNDALHGLKLYVKKVFIMDDCKDLLPPWLRFVRGVVDSEDLPLNVSREILQNNKIITNIRKHVIKKVLDSLQNMADKDAAKYNAWWRELGMVLKEGFYMNWEHLDELKKLLRFESTKTEGDALVGLDEYVKRMPEGQKEIYYLIGDKNAVKSNPMLEAFKAKGYEVLLMSDGIDEFMMSSLQEFGDKKFHDIARGDVDFEKTEDEKKAEEANKGIFKGLCENLQKVLDEDIKEVRVSSRLKDSPCCLVTSEDAMSAQMERMMKAMGQKNLPKSKRILEINPTHPICEMLKKKAEAKEDLGDWPKALYGQALLAEGSPLPNPAEYVAAITKLLTASVK
- a CDS encoding undecaprenyl-diphosphate phosphatase yields the protein MFESIILGLLQGLAEFLPISSSGHLVLGHELLGMNEAGMFFDIMLHAGTLLSIFVVFHKKITDIIVGCLRKNPDQLREAGYIILASIPTALIGLGFKDALEGLFENPRAVCVAELFTGLLLFTSQWGATGAKHPDNEGVKMNWWRALVTGTVQGIACIPGISRSGSTISAMMFMGVNRKYAGEFSFLMSIPAVGGAALLDCIKWIKCQSMTPEKALLDPEKAMKCADAGGFTPELLVGMVVSFIFGIIALKWLMTFLQKGKFQHFAWYVWAVGILGLIFI
- a CDS encoding polysaccharide deacetylase family protein; this translates as MARKFLLCFHDFSVWNYQKVAPILEELKDLAGAPFSVLVIPDTDKAPSDMVKGFRETLQKLKAGGFELALHGYKHQAEFSQGRSYAGLIGMNLTGGEAEFAGLSEFESSRLLHLGLDAWKELIGDSEKPTAFVPPTWYSNKFLPSQVHAEKMLYEERFALVTAKGKRYASPVASFAGIPDFLIKAAFKFGAIALKVPVGLPRIALHPVDFPARTDKIHDLIRIALNSGRKLSQYKDL
- a CDS encoding phosphoribosylaminoimidazolesuccinocarboxamide synthase, whose protein sequence is MSLKFETPITEVPLFHQGKVRDMYDLGDSFLMVASDRLSAFDVVLPTPIPGKGKILNQLSLFWFQHLGMKNHLITADVNEYPAVLKKHADYLRGRSMIVKKAHRHSVECIVRGYIVGSGWKDYQKTGKICGHVLPEGLQLCQKLEKPLYTPSTKPDVGHDENISFEQTFDIVGEKVATTLRDMSLDIYTKARDYAASKGIILADTKFEFGEIDGETILIDEVLTPDSSRYWPADKYQVGKNQESFDKQYVRDWLETLDWGKTYPGPEIPPEVVKNTLAKYEEIFVRLTGKQPEL
- a CDS encoding glycosyltransferase, yielding MKVLVAPLDWGLGHATRCVPVIREFLNQGAEVELAVVRSNAALLREFFPDLRQRLAPSYNIVYPKHGYNMGLWLVKNGVHLRTVMNYEHRFSEEMVQRYHYDVLVSDNRFGFYSRNAKSIYMTHQRRIAFPKVLSAFEPLGMLWHASVMKHFDEVWVPDLPETPGYAGSLSHVKTCPVPVKYVGALSRFEGENLTAKSDVRYRFVAVVSGVEPARTRFENLLRKTLVKIPGRHAIILGKPSLGVKSSNEQNLDLFTHLPDNQFAAVVKNAEWVVSRGGYSTVMDMAVLGARCIFVPTPGQYEQVILGRDLAREGFAATIDESKFSTETLIAAVSEKARVALPKPEDDNKLLKDAVYASIHSRFSSH